The Mangrovimonas cancribranchiae nucleotide sequence TTATTTCTACCAGAGATTTCAACCTTGTTCTCGTCGCTTTTAATAAGTTCAACATCTATTAAATCAAAAGCTTTTAGCTTAGTAAATTCGCCTATTGTTTTAGTTATGGTATTTTGTGAATTTGCAACTAACGATACGGTTACAGCTAAAATAAATAGTAATTTTTTCATTGTTTTTCTTTTCCTTATTTCTCAACAAAAACTATTCCTTATGCTTTCCTAAAAGATAAAAATCTAAATGTTTTTTAACCAAATCGGTGTCTTTTACCTTAACAACAACCTCATCTCCTAATTGATACATGTGTTTTGTTTCTCGGCCTATAATGGCAAACTGAGATTCATCAAACTCGTAATAATCATCTTTTATGTCACGAATTCGTACCATACCTTCACATTTATTATCGATAATTTCTACATAAATTCCCCAATCTGTTACACCAGAAATTACACCAACAAATTCTTCATTTTCATGGTCTTGCATAAAGCGTATTTGCATGTACTTGATGGAATCTCGCTCGGCTTTTGTGGCTAAATATTCCATATTACTGGAATGTTGACACTTTTCTTCGTAAATGGCTTCGTTGGCAGATTTTCCACCATCTAAGTAATGTTGTAATAAACGATGTGCCATAACGTCTGGATAACGACGGATAGGCGATGTAAAATGACTATAATAACCAAATGCTAAACCGTAATGACCAATATTATGTGTGGTGTATTCTGCTTTACTCATACTACGTATGGTTAAAGTATCGACAAGGTTTTGTTCCTTTTTTCCCACGACATCTTTTAACAGGTTGTTTAACGATGAGGTGACACTTTTTCTATCTTTAAAATTAAGTTTATACCCAAAACGACCAACTACATTTTGTAAAGCAGCTAATTTACTGTCGTCTGGTTCGTCGTGTACACGATAAATAAAGGTTTTTTCAGGTTTTTTCTTTCCTACAAATTCGGCTACTTTTTTATTAGCCAAAAGCATAAATTCTTCAATTAATTTATTGGCATCTTTACTCGTTTTAAAGAATACACCTATTGGATTGTTGTCCTTATCTAAATTAAATTTTACTTCAACTTTATCAAATGAAATTGCTCCAGATCGCATGCGTTTACTACGCATTTTTTTTGCTAATTCGTCTAGTTTTAAAATAGCATCGGCTATATCTTGTTTTGTTTGATAAGTGTCTCCTGTTAAAGATACTTCTTTAGGAATGGTATTCGTCTTAGATTCGATAACTGCTTGAGCTTCTTCGTAAGCAAATCGGGCATCGCTATAAGTTACCGTTCTACCAAACCATTGGTCTTTTACTTCAGCTTTATCATTGATTTTAAAAACAGCTGAAAACGTATATTTTTCTTCGTTTGGACGTAATGAACAGGCTTTGTTTGATAAAATTTCTGGTAACATAGGTACCACACGATCTACAAGATAAACAGATGTGGCGCGTTCGTAAGCTTCGTCATCTAAAATCGTATTTGGTTGTACATAATGCGATACATCGGCAATATGAATACCTATTTCGTATAAACCATTTTCTAAGACTGTAAATGATAAAGCATCGTCAAAATCCTTGGCATCTTTTGGATCGATGGTAAAGGTTAAATCTTGACGCATATCGCGACGTTTGGCTATTTCTTCTTTGGTAATAGACGTGTCTATTTTATTAGCATAAGCTTCCACTTCATGAGGAAAATCGTGAGGCAACCCGTATTCGGCTAAAATAGAATGAATTTCGGTACTGTGTTCTCCTGGTTTTCCTAAAACTTGGCGTATTTTCCCGTAAGGTGAATCTGCTTTTTCTGGCCAATCTTCTAACGATACTAAAACTTTATCGCCATCTTCTGCATTGTTGGTTTTGTTAATAGGTACAAAAATATCTTTATACATTTTTGGGCTATCTGGAATAACAAAAGCATAGTTACTATGTAATTGTACAACACCAACATAATCGGTTTTAGCGCGTTTTAATACTTGGGTAATTTCGCCTTCTAATTTACCACGTTTTCTGCGCTTAAAGAGGTAGAATTCTACTTCGTCGCCATCTAAAGCACGATTAATATTATTTGAGGCTATAAATACATCATCTTCAAAATCTTCAGAAATAATATAACCAGATCCTTTTGAAGTGGCATCTAAAATTCCTGTATGATATTGTGTTGTTACAACAGCTTTAAATTTACCACGTTCTACTTCTTCTATGTCTTTTTTGGCTTTAAGCTGCTGAAGTTTTTTTATAATTTGGTTTCTGCTGCTGGCATCGTTTACACCAAGTTTTGCAGCTATTTGCTTGTAGTTAAAGCTTTTATTTCGTTCCTTTTTTAAAATACTAAGAATGGTATTTGTAAGGTTTGAAATTTTATTATTTGATCGTCTTCTTCGTTTCTTTCTTCCCATCTACTTATTTCTAATTATAACAAATCTAAGCTTTAATATAGTAAGAACATTAGCTTGACAAAAAGTTTATTCACATTTAATACTATATTAATTATTCTTCTTTTAAAATTTTAAAAAAATATTAATGATTATTATAGGGTGTTAATAGCTAGTATAACTTTTTTAAGTTTTATTTTGAAAATACATAGTTTACGTTCTGTTAATATTTAATTAACATAGGTTTTAATTTTAACTG carries:
- the rnr gene encoding ribonuclease R encodes the protein MGRKKRRRRSNNKISNLTNTILSILKKERNKSFNYKQIAAKLGVNDASSRNQIIKKLQQLKAKKDIEEVERGKFKAVVTTQYHTGILDATSKGSGYIISEDFEDDVFIASNNINRALDGDEVEFYLFKRRKRGKLEGEITQVLKRAKTDYVGVVQLHSNYAFVIPDSPKMYKDIFVPINKTNNAEDGDKVLVSLEDWPEKADSPYGKIRQVLGKPGEHSTEIHSILAEYGLPHDFPHEVEAYANKIDTSITKEEIAKRRDMRQDLTFTIDPKDAKDFDDALSFTVLENGLYEIGIHIADVSHYVQPNTILDDEAYERATSVYLVDRVVPMLPEILSNKACSLRPNEEKYTFSAVFKINDKAEVKDQWFGRTVTYSDARFAYEEAQAVIESKTNTIPKEVSLTGDTYQTKQDIADAILKLDELAKKMRSKRMRSGAISFDKVEVKFNLDKDNNPIGVFFKTSKDANKLIEEFMLLANKKVAEFVGKKKPEKTFIYRVHDEPDDSKLAALQNVVGRFGYKLNFKDRKSVTSSLNNLLKDVVGKKEQNLVDTLTIRSMSKAEYTTHNIGHYGLAFGYYSHFTSPIRRYPDVMAHRLLQHYLDGGKSANEAIYEEKCQHSSNMEYLATKAERDSIKYMQIRFMQDHENEEFVGVISGVTDWGIYVEIIDNKCEGMVRIRDIKDDYYEFDESQFAIIGRETKHMYQLGDEVVVKVKDTDLVKKHLDFYLLGKHKE